The stretch of DNA ATCTTTCTACATAGGTTCCTCCATGTGAACCATAACTTTATAGAATAATTTTTGTATTCCTTTAATTTGATGGAATACTTCTTGTGTGCTATCAAATGACATGGTGTTCTTATCTGGCTCTGGTTTCACCTTCAACCTCAAAATGAAAAGGTCATGTAACATTTTAGACCTTTTTAATGCTTTCATCTAATTGCAGAGGTGCAAGGGCAGCAGTTTGGGAGAACTTTAAGGACAATCCACTTTTTGACATCTCCACTGATCACCCAACCACATATTATGAGGACATGCAACGAGCTATATTCTGTTTGTGCCCTCTGGGGTGGGCCCCATGGAGTCCTAGGCTTGTTGAAGCAGTGGTATTTGGTTGTATTCCTGTGATCATAGCAGATGATATTGTTTTACCCTTTGCCGATGCCATCCCATGGGAGGAAATCGGAGTGTTTGTGGCGGAGGAAGATGTCCCTGACCTAGATACCATTCTTACATCTATACCTCCAGATGTAGTCCTAAGGAAACAAAGGCTGCTTGCTAATCCATCAATGAAATGGGCAATGATGTTCCCACAACCCGCACAACCAGGGGACGCTTTTCATCAGATACTGAACGGGCTGGCTCGCAAGTTGCCGCATGACAAGAACATTTACTTGAAGCCTGGTGAAAGGATCTTGAATTGGACTGCAGGACCTGTTGGGGACCTCAAACCTTGGTAATGAAGGCATTGATTTGTATATTCCCGACAAAGGCGTCGACCTGTAGCAGAgatgtaattttctctttttctggaACTTATGATTTTTGTAGATATGGATGCATTACACATCCTTTCAGGAAATTGGAATAGGAGATGCATATTTTACCCTGTGCATCGGCTAGTTCATAATTTCTTACATTTGGTTTTTGGTATAAGTTTTAATCTCCATTTTTCATGAGGAAAGTATGAGTGCATTTATGAAAGATTGGTGGACTAAATACACGATGAGTTTATAAACGAGTTCTTGATCATGCCGTTTGGATTGTAGGTACTATGATGGCAAGCATCAAGAGAATACTATTTTGCAAAATGCCATATCCTCTGCTCTAAATTAAAATTCtggttaaatatattttcttctttaaaccATCGTGCGTTTTAAACTTTACATCTCAAACAACCAGAACTGAAACATTGAcctcatatttaaatttttttcagtTACACCCAGAGACAGAAGTAGTAATTTCAAGCTCTATGTGCAAGACACTCTAAAAACTAAAGTGGGTTTCTGTTTTGGGTTCATGTTCTTGGCAAAAGCCAAGGGATGATAAGATCTTGACAGCAAGATTACAGAATGTAGATCCAAGCAGTGCTCCATGCTGCGTTTGGGTGTAAGAAGGTTGGTTTCTGACCCAAAAAAGGTTGCCAAATTGACCTCTAGTTGTTAgaattcaattaaatatttttacaacatAGAATGTGCTCTAACAGTGCTTCTTTCTTCCAAACTTTCAACGACTTTCAGATTGCTGGGTCCCTCTTTTGATGGCGGCTATTCCACCTAAGGGTCATGCCCGGCTGCCGCCCAGCAATGACCGCTGGGCCGGCGTGCCTAACACaaatctttgttttattttttatttttatttttttatattttttaatatattttaaaaaataaaaaaaatacatcaatacattaaaaattatttatttaattattaaattaaaaaattaaaaaaaattaaaatacacaaacaatcaaagtgaaaaaataaaatgaaagaataaacTAGTATTTTCGTGCGCGGATCTCCATGTTACATACGATCGgtaaagattttttattataaaaatagctAGATTCAAAGCCACcataatcatattatatattatatgttaaaaaataattcgtACAATCTTAATACACggcacaaaaataatatataaatacgacaattataaaaaaaaatatttttgtaaagaatttttatttttaaaagagtaatattaagtATAAGTCTCAAATAAACAAGTATTGTataaatcttttgtaaaaatataggtttcactaataaaaaataatatttttacaattttttaaagtgaaatctacttttttataaaaatttatgtgaaacttatctatttaaaacttgtataaattatttttcattttaaaaatattgcaaGAAGTTTACACAcctaaaagtaatatttaacattactgTTATATATTTCATGATATTGCATATTATATAGGCAATATTTCGTTATTACGGTTGattctttctaaaatataaataaaaaagagtgatACTTTGCATGTTTTACCTACGGCTAGTCTGAAAATTAAACTTTTCATCATTCTAATACATAGAACTGAAAGATTGTAAACATATTAACAGGCAATTATTAATCTGgaaaaattggagaaaaataaaataatcccaccgaatgatatatatatatatatatatatatatatatataaattatataaaataaattacaatacCGTTTCTTTTCATACATAGTCCAATACATATTTTCATCGTCCGCGGCGTAGCGTAATATAACTATAAAAACATCTCACTCGCCGTCTCAGCTACCACCTGTCTCTCTTGGTTTCTGCCTCTTCCAGTCTGtatctgtttttttctttgatctACCATGGCAACCATTTCCAGGCTCCCCACACCGAGCCCTGCGGCTTCTGCATCGTCCACGCTGCGACCCAGATCTTCTCAGCCTAAGATTTTGATCGGCTTCTACAGCGGAAGCACTTTCAACGCCAAAGTTTCATCTTCCAAGTTGGCCGTTCGGAGTAACCCTGCTATCAGGGGACCTTTGGTGtatgttttcttttgttcacttttattgattagttttttttttgcaatttttttactGGCAATGTTATGTCTTGGTCTTTGTATGTCTCTCCGTGGGGAATGGTTGCCTGCTGttaatttatgtttatatttttgtttgtgatttattttttccttgtgATTTATGGATTATGTGGgatcttcatttttttggtatttgaTGTCACTATTCTATGTTTCATTGATCTGCTCAATAGCCATCTGTAGGTCCTTAGTGGATtattattatatcttttttataaattccaTATTTTGTAACGTGGCATTCACCTTTATATGTTTTGTCGCTTTTTCAAGACAAGCACAATTGATTTCTGTGTTACCGTCCTCAGAGGCTCTGAAACATAGTAAGAGTGAAGATCTCCGCTATTTTGTATCCCGCGTTAAACTATAAACTTACGGTGGTTGCTTGATCTCGATGTTTTTACCCAGTACACTTTATTTATGATCTGGTTGCATGTTTGACTAAACGGCCGTGCATGTTGAATTCTTCTCAAGTTCTTAAAGATTGGTGCGTTTCCACCAACTGACTCATCAATATTACAGGCGTTTTATGCATAATCGATCCCATGCAAATGCAGTATTGTGTATTTCTGTTCTTCATCCAATCATTAGACGTAATTGCATTTACAGATCAGTACTCGGCCTCACGTATTATTTGCGCATTGCTCATAATATGTAAATTACTCATTAATTGACTAGATCTctaatcattttcttctttgagtTGATTGTAATATGTGGTATTTTCTTGGCAATTCTCTTCTCTTAATTGTATTTCTCATGCCCAGAAAAGAAGAAACTTTGCATTCTCATATTAAGTTTTTCTTACAGTGTCAGATGTTCCCAAGTTGGAAATGGAAGTCCAGCAAAGAGAACAGTTCTTCATGATCTCTACGAGAAGGAAGGGCAGAGTCCGTGGTATGATAACCTCTGCCGACCTGTTACAGATCTGCTTCCTCTGATTGCAAGTGGTGTTAGAGGTGTAACTAGCAACCCAGCGGtaattatgcataatattatcaATTTTCTAATGCATGGaagaaatttttaaatcaaatgacACCTTGATGAAGGGAGGgggtttgaaataaaaaatatcgtTTGTACTCAGATTGTATATTCAGATGCTTCTTACGTGGTTTTTTTTCCATGTAACTAAATGTTGAGTATTCATGATTGCAGATCTTCCAGAAAGCAATATCATCTTCAAATGCTTACAATGATCAATTCAggtaaattgatttttaaaacaGTTGCTGATATTAACTTTAAACAGCTAAATCGAGTTTAAAAGAACTTATTCCCTATAGCCATGCCGATACTAAATGCTTACAATGATCAGTTCAggtaaattgatttttaaaacaGTTGCTGATATTAACTGTAAACAGCTAAATCGAGTTTAAAAGAACTTATGCCCTATAGCCACACCAATACTTGAGAGATCACGATGGAGTGAATGAGGTTTTAACTTTTGGTTGTGTTACCAAAATGTCTTAAACTAATGTTTGAGGTAGAGGAGGTAGAAAACTACAGTACAATATGCCTTTTCCCCCTTTTTGTGGCCTGATGTATACATAACTCGTGTGGTCGGGTGGTTGCTGCTGGCTCTCGATATCGAGAAATGACGCGTGCTGTTCTTTGATATTGTAATTCTAGCTTCTCCTTCCAGAGCAAGTCTATCTAACCTTAAGTTATTGGTATCTTTAGGGAACTTGTTCAATCGGGTAAAGACATAGAATCTGCATACTGGGAGCTGGTAGTGAAGGATATTCAAGATGCGTGCAAACTTTTTGAGCCAATCTATGATCAAACAGATGGTGGTGATGGATATGTTTCTGTTGAAGTTTCCCCCAGACTTGCTGATGATACTAAGGGGACTGTAGAGGCTGCAAAATGGCTCCACAAAGTGGTTGATCGCTCCAATGTTTACATAAAGATTCCTGCTACAGCTGCCTGCGTTCCTTCAATTAAGGAAGTTATTTCACTTGGCATAAGTGTCAACGTGACAGTAAGTAGTTgtttattctactcatcattgcttagcttaaaataaataatccatAAAATTGTCACACAGTAGATTTTCCTGGTTTTGCTTTAATGCTGTCTTGCGTTGTGTTTTACCATCATATTGACTTGTCAATATCTATGGTCCATGACtcactgttataacttataccaTTGATCTTAAGAGTTTATGATGGTAAAGTGATTCTAGTAAACAGGGCTCATTTAGCTCTTAACAAGTGTGGTAGTATTTGTATAGAGTGGCATCATCTCTTCGGTTGAAAGATGCTTTCAAAgtatgaagaaaatgaagtatcAGTAGTAATTGGTTATTTTAACTTGAGCAACAGATAACAGTGGTAGTCTTATTAACATGTATCGAAATTTTCTTAGTTGCGTTTCAATTTTCTTTGGTACCATTCTAACCATCTCCTGCTGTGTATGCACAGCTCATATTCTCTCTTTCTAGATATGAAGCAGTCATCGATGCTTACTTGGATGGCCTTGAATCTTCGGGGCTAAGTGACCTCTCCCGAGTTACTAGTGTTGCTTCCTTCTTTGTCAGTCGAGTGGACACCCTCATTGACAAAAAGCTTGACAAGATCGGAACCCCAGAGGCCCTTGATCTTCGTGGAAAGGTAAACTATATTGCAAATACTTGATCATTCTGTAGAGGAATTAGAATCTACAAGATAGGATTTGCTAATTTCATGGAAAATTACTGTTTTTTAGGCTGCAGTTGCTCAAGCGGCCTTGGCATACAAGCTCTACCAGAAGAAATTTTCTGGTCCAAGATGGGAAGCTCTGGTGAAAAAAGGTGCCAAGAAGCAGAGGCTGCTGTGGGCCTCAACCAGTGTTAAGAATCCTGCCTACCCTGACACCTTATATGTGGCTCCTCTCATTGGACCTGATACGGTAAGCCAACTAATCTCTTATACGTCAAGTAgtgaatatatattgtataactGAGTCCCTGGATGAAAATCAGAGTCAATGCTAATGATTTTCAAGCTTGATTTtgttaaattcaaatttcagcCCGTTTATATTCTTTggcatttttcttttgcaggTTTCAACCATGCCCGATCAAGCTCTTCAAGCATTTATTGATCATGGTCTCGTTTCTAGAACAATTGATTCAAATGTATCCGAAGCTGAAGGCGTTTACAGTGCACTCGAGAAGTTGGGCATCGACTGGAGCAATGTTGGCTCCCAGCTCGAACTTGAAGGTGTGGATTCTTTCAAGAAAAGCTTTGACAGCCTGCTGGATACCCTGCAAGAGAAGGCAAACTCTCTTAAATTAGTGAGCCTGTGAGTCTTGTGGTTTTGCTTATGACATGTTTATTGTCTGATCTTTAAGTTAATAAAACTGGTGGGTGCTGTATCCTGCTGTAAATGTAGTTGAGGGGGCTGAATTGTAAGACGATTATGATGTATTCATGTATGACTATGCTTCGTTGGGATGTGAGGTTTGAAGGATCAATCATCGatcatatgttttgaaaatgatgacaGGTAAAGCAAAATCAAACACAAGTAAATCAATCACACGACACAAAATTAACGTAGTCTGGCAATATGCCTACGTCTGCAGAGCTGCATCGGATTTTATTGTACTGAGGAATTACAAAGTATACTTTGGGGCGAAATCTCAATATTCATGATACTCAAAACCTACTTTATTGTTCATTAAGTACATAGGAAATtctaattttcacttttctgcATTATTTGCTTGAGAGGAGTGTTGAGCGCATCTTGAACAAACTCTCTGCCTAAGTTTCGTTCAAGCCACCTATCGCGCGAACTTTCTATCAAACGCTTCCCAAGTCGCAAACGGTGCCAAAAGCCTATTTGAAAATCTGCTAAAAAATCATAACTCATCCTTATCGGGTTGGGTCATTAAATCGGGCCGACACCAACAAACCAAGCTCACATCATGTTCATAATGATCAATAAAATGtgtctttttttccttccattttaaAGCAACTTCTACGAGGGATTGCAAGCCTACTTATTGAAGGATTAGGCCGAGCAAAAACTATCAGCATATCCTAGAGGTATCCTAGAAATACCTCTAGGATATTGTAAATAAGATTGGGAAGGATCTCAACATATCAACATACaatataataattcaaaacaatatgaaaaatcctgaacgaaaaaaataattatattcacaATTTGGGGGAGGCTTTCCACACTAATACACTAATGCTGACTTTTAATCTATAAATAGAGTAAATCATATAGATAGagagaataatattttagaaggtaattttcttttatatgtgatattaaataattgaaaatttaattattatatttaaattatttactaaatatttaatatcacatcaaaaaataataaaataaagaaaacgaagaataatattttccgTAGATAATGTTTTGTTATATcacatcaaaaaataataaaataaagaaaacgaagaataatattttccgTAGACAATGTTTTGTTATATGTCAATTTAGCTTAGCCATCTCTCAGGataccacctcctcctcctccatacCTTTTACATGATCAATGAGGTATCCAGACTACAAAGAGATCACAGAATCAGGTCTTCAGTATAAGGTTAACTGTTGAAAAGTACATTACAAGGACTTTTGCATGTTTAAGTTCAACATCGTAATTTAATTATCTGTTCTAGttatatattcaaataagaATGCAGGACCTGCGGACAGGAAAGGGGTCCATACCAAAGATGGGAGAGACTGTACTGATAAGCCATTAACTTTGTCTATGCATTGCCCTGAATCATAAGTGAATTGAACCCCAAAGAgaatctgtgtgtgtgtgtgactaGGGATATGTTCATACCATAATTTGGAAAATCAGGACAGATAATCATGAAACACTAGCGGATACAGCAAGGTGCTGCATCTGGTTCTTCTGAAATAAAATAGGCTAATGTATTAGCAATGACATTTTTGAGTGGTATGTATTTTCAagtagttaatttttttttaaaaagagtcaGGGTCACCTGTCTAATAGTAGCCCCtatcccaaatttattaaagactttCACTTATGGCTGAGGAAAATCGTGAGAACATCCACACACTTGAGGAGTATACAAAAGTCCCACCAActtatcttatataatcattacaacttttttaaattaatgcaACGTTCCATAGTTCCACTCCTGAATACTGTTAACGCAACTTTCTCCTGACCTTGATCACTAAACTAGGATGGCTGGATTGGCACAATGTATAAACAATTATGGTGTCTAGCAAAAACGGGGAGGCTAAAATGAAGATTGTGTCAACCTCACATTAAATTCGACAGTGTTGCAGCTTGCAGGATCATAGTGACACCGGAACTGGGTTATCCTGAGAATGATTTTAACAACCCAGACCAACAACATTTTCAGTGACATCGGATCCTTTTGCTGATACTTGTATTGAACTTGTGTGAATCCTTACGAAGATGCAATACCAATGTGTTTGAAAAGGCCAACGAGCTTTGGATTTTGTACTGAGGAACCAAGGGCTGATAGACAAGACTATTTTGTTTGATATTTAACTCCTAAAAGTCATATCAAACTGACATACTGCATGTGCAGTTGGCAGCTGAATGGTCTGTGCCAGGCTCCGGTTTCTGACCTCAATTTGTAACGCACAAAATATGACCCCTGGTGctcattgtatcattaacttCTTAAAATGGTAAAAGGCGGTAGTGTTGCTGCTGAACAAAGTGCTTATCATGTTGATGGTCTTACCTAGATGTGATATTGAATGGGGGTCCCGGTGAAATAGCTGTCACTAAACCAGTGACCCAACCCTTCCAAGAATCGGGAACTTTATAAATGAAGCTATCTGGAGAGAGATTTCTTGTTCCAAACCCAATTCTCTAATGATAAAGGAATACAAATTCATGCAAGAGCCCCAATTTTTGGCTGTTGGAACTAAAACAAAATCACAAGCTACAATAATCACCATAAGTTTTAAGAAAACTGACAAAGGTATCAATCCAACAAAAGAGAGCAAAACCATTCTGGAAACACAGATGAGTTAAAAGGATGAAAGGAAGGATTAGATGCACAAAGCACAGAGTGATAAAATCCCTAGATTAATTAACAGAAAGCTCCCGCCGCTTGTACCGCACCATCACCTTTCCTTTCACACCCACAACCATGGCATTCCAATCAATCTCAGGAAAAGGTGACACAAGCTCCAACTCAAAGTTCCTCAGCAAATGGCTCCATATTGCCTTTATCTGCAGGTATGCAAAGGGCTCACCAAGGCAACCATGCCTGCCACCTCCaaatgaaatatatgagaatGCCCCTGCAACCTTGTCTTCTTCTCTCCCAACGGCAAATCTGTCAGGATCATAACTGTCTGGATTCTTAAATATATGAGGAAGGCGGTTTGCAAAAGCTGGGGATGTGGCAACTATGTGGCCCTTTGGGATGTCATATTCTTTTCCATCTCGGGTTGTCACACTAAAATCACTATGCGAGCTACGTAGCAGCATAATCAGTGGTGGGTGGAGTCTCAAGGCTTCCTTAATACACCGATACAGGACATCCATCTCAGACAAGATATCATGATCAACCTTACTGCCATGCTTTCCCATCAGGTTTTTCTGCTCCTCCAACACAGCAGATAGGTACTCCTTGTGACACAGGAGATAGGCGCCAGTCCAAGTGGAGGTGATGGAACTTGTGTGCTGCCCAGCAAATAGAGCAGCGATAAGCAAGCCAGTGACCTCTGCCTCAGTTGTCGGGCGACCATCTTTGTACTTTGATTCAATGAAGCATTGCAACATGTCATTCTCTGCATTTCCACCATATTTACGGGAGTGGATAATGTTTGCAAAGATTTCTGCAAGCTTCTTGCGGGCCTGGTCACGTCGTCGATGAGCAGGTATGGGCAGGTATGGAAAGATAACACTAATAGGGAGCATTCCATTGTCGAGGTCATGGAACAAGGCAGAAACATCATCAAATAGCTTATCACGAACTTCTCGGCCCAAGAGACATCTACTGGCTGTGAGGATGATTAGATGCTCCAGCTCATACTTTATATCCACTTCACCACTGTCTCCCCACTTCGAGAAGTAGTCCTGTCCGTTGccagatgaaaaaaaataggctTATGGAATGATCAATCCTGTGGAGCAAGGTATAACGCAAAATCTAGGAAATAAAAGAACCTCAAATCAATAAACTGCTGAAACGCCACGTCATACAGCTGTCGTCAAGAGCAcatgaaagaatattaaaagCACTGCATGACTTAAGCTGTGATAGTGGGGAAAATTAGAAGACCTCAATGTGTAGCCGGTCACTTTAAAAAGGTAAATAATACTTTGTAGATTAAAGACGCTAACAAAGCTTAACTACTCCCAAAATAATGCAGAAGTTTTCTATCTTCCACACATTCCTCGCCTACGCTGGTACTTATTTTGCATTTGTTTCCTGCATACAAATACGCATCTCTTCACCAGAAAACATCCTTAACCACTTTGAGtgaatcatttcattttcttaggGATCTATGCCCCATTCTGCATGCCACAAAAGGCTTTTAAATTAccaaactagagagagagagagagagagagagacatcaCGAGCAGCATGAAACGTATGCAATCTGATGTCTTAACAAAGTTATGGTAAAGATTTCTAAACCATATCAATTCCTAAGCACCTGTAAAGATTTCTCCTCTCAGTTTGTTCATTTCCCCACAATCCAAAACGCCTCTGTGATTTTATTTCAATCAATACCAGAAGTATATAATCGGGCAGCTACATAGAGAATTGCCACAGGACTAGTCCACATCTCAAGAAAATTACATCTCACCTAACAAGCCCTTAGGATCTTCctgtttaatttataaataaccaCCAACATGAGGAAGCAACGTAACAGCAAATCTATCATATTCAACCCAGACACTTACCTCTGCTTCTGCAACCATCTGATCGACATATCCCTTCAGTTTGTTTACTCTCAAGGACTCCGTAAAGAACCGAAACTGCTCTTGCCGCACCGAGTAATCGACATCAAATACTACTCCTGGGCCGAAAGTTGGTACATTGAACTGGTACACCTCCTGCTGGCTAAGATCAGATTCGGAGGCCTTAAAGAAGTGTGCCGAAACCTCGGGACCAATCAAGAAAGTAATCTTCTTGTTGACCACATTCACTGTGAATACACTCCCAAGCTTCGGGTACTCCTCTCTGAGCATCACGATCGGACCTTTCATGAAGCGGACGAGCCCACCGATTACGGGCCACGACTTGAGAACTGGAGGGAGACGTTTTCCCGATCTAGGCACTATTAGCGCAGAAATTAGCTTCGCCACCACTAGAGTGGCCACAATGAGAAGCCCCATATTGAAAAATTTGTTATCCGCATCCATCGAGATCGTCAATGGGCAGAATTGTATCGACGAGATTCgactgaaaatccaaatccaaacacaaataaacatgaatatttacCAATCAACTTAATGAAAACTGTAATAGCAACATGTGGTAAAAGTACAAAAGATCAGATTTAAGAAATTCTTGATTTGAATCATCTCGTATTTCATTGATCCGGAATTTGAAAAtcttcaaatcattttatcttctCCCCTTGCATTTCTCGAAAACCAAACGGAGAATAAAAGAAGTCAAGAACTACTTTacgctaaaaaataaaaaataaaaaagttgcaATTATGGTTTGCGTACCTGATTTCAGAGTAATgtagcagagagagagagagagaagagaagagggggagggggggggggggtggcggGGCGGGGAGGCCTGGAGGGATTTGAGAGAGGCGGGCAGACAAGAAGAGAGGCGGACAAATAGAGGAGGGAGTGTGATTAGACTAGCTAATTACTTCCGCATCGTCATTCATTATAAAGGGGTTACCGGGTTAGCAAAAGAGTGCGTGACTGAACCGAGCCGAGCCGTGGGTCGAGAGCTCCGGTCAGCGCAGTAACCTAACCCGGGTTAACTTTTTGTTTAGTTGTTTTTTATTAGCTGTGCCCGTAGGATCTGCAAAACGGTGGGTCTGCGAAAAGGTCGTCTTGTTTCGAACGTGTGCTGTCTTGATGTGGAGCACGTGGCAACTTGGACTgaagggagaggagagaaagacAAGACACTTGGCGATTACagccttatttatttttataattatttgcattttataccatttaattattataattttttaaaatttttatataaaataaaataaaaaatttaatttttacaaattttaaataaaaaataatattaaaaaatataatataataatattttatttaatttttaatttttaattcaatttattttatttcatctacgAAAACCAAGGCAGTGTAGAGATTAGGAGAAGTGGACGTGGGGACTAGCGGCAGTCTGGCATCTTGTCTTGGTTTTTTAAGTCTGGAAAATCATACTTTTGGCAtcttgtattgatttttttttgtagtttggaaaatgatactaaCGCAGCATTTTCATGAtacattattaaataatttataaaaatattattattttaaaatataattacgaAAATAATTGCAGGTGTATTgttatacttttaaattttaattttgggtcCTCTCCCCTCAAGACAAGGTCGGCTATCCCAAGGACCcaatgttgataaaaaaaactctatttattaaattcttattttattttcattttgctaTTATAAGACAATCTTATCCATTaatctttgaatttttatttgaaaaaaaaataatacatcatataagaattatacaaattatacaatgtAGGTAATAAGATGCCCTTTAGATAATGAATTGATATAAGATGAggtgagataaaaattaaaagttgaataaaatattattaaaatattattttttaatattattattattttaagatttaaaaaagttgaattatttattatattttatgtgaaaatttaaaaaaattataataataaaataatataagataaaatactttcattaTCTAAACGCCAAACGGAGCTAAAATGAATGTAATGTACAACATTATTGGCATTAGATTGAGACAAAGTTGGTAACATGGGATGGTAAGGGATCTTGGCTCATGTTATCATGGCTAATCTTATTTCTAATTTGTCTACTCAAAATAAAGAATGGAATGATAGTTGATAGGCAGTCCAAAACCTGCCACTCTTTTGAATCAATGACAACACGAGGAGACATGTTGAATAACCTCGGACTCCAGACAATGTCGATTTGAATGCAACACTCGACAAATTCTAAGCCGTTTCAGCTTCAAATCAAGATGTAGTTTTGGTTCTCAATAATCCATCTTCTTGTTGTCTGCTACTCTCCcccaagaagaaaaaatgaagaaaaatcacAAACGTATGAGCTTCAGTCCCACGCCGAATTCCTGTCTGGGATGAAGCTTTTAGTACAAATCCTGAATCTGTTATGATCACtattttgtttgatgttgtCGATAAAAAActtttaggttttgtttggtttttaaatctattttaatttatcattataatttttttaaattttaacgtaaaatataataaataatttaatttttttaaatatcaaaataatagtaatattaaaaaataatattctaacaatattttatcatttaaattcaattcaactcaattcaattcaacattcaaacgtaatcttaatatctattttataatttttttttgtaactattTGATGTCCAACAAAAGTAGGGTTCTAACTTTTAACAAACGTGTTGTTGgcttagtaattaaaaaaaaaaataatttatacattttctaactaaattttgatcaaattttattgattacacTACTAAACATCTTACCCATTGTCAAATAAAAGGTGCAAATGCGATCGAGGTGGGTCTCGTTGCCACGTTCTTCAGCTGC from Juglans microcarpa x Juglans regia isolate MS1-56 chromosome 3S, Jm3101_v1.0, whole genome shotgun sequence encodes:
- the LOC121257427 gene encoding transaldolase-like, with the translated sequence MATISRLPTPSPAASASSTLRPRSSQPKILIGFYSGSTFNAKVSSSKLAVRSNPAIRGPLVVRCSQVGNGSPAKRTVLHDLYEKEGQSPWYDNLCRPVTDLLPLIASGVRGVTSNPAIFQKAISSSNAYNDQFRELVQSGKDIESAYWELVVKDIQDACKLFEPIYDQTDGGDGYVSVEVSPRLADDTKGTVEAAKWLHKVVDRSNVYIKIPATAACVPSIKEVISLGISVNVTLIFSLSRYEAVIDAYLDGLESSGLSDLSRVTSVASFFVSRVDTLIDKKLDKIGTPEALDLRGKAAVAQAALAYKLYQKKFSGPRWEALVKKGAKKQRLLWASTSVKNPAYPDTLYVAPLIGPDTVSTMPDQALQAFIDHGLVSRTIDSNVSEAEGVYSALEKLGIDWSNVGSQLELEGVDSFKKSFDSLLDTLQEKANSLKLVSL
- the LOC121257428 gene encoding sterol 14-demethylase, encoding MDADNKFFNMGLLIVATLVVAKLISALIVPRSGKRLPPVLKSWPVIGGLVRFMKGPIVMLREEYPKLGSVFTVNVVNKKITFLIGPEVSAHFFKASESDLSQQEVYQFNVPTFGPGVVFDVDYSVRQEQFRFFTESLRVNKLKGYVDQMVAEAEDYFSKWGDSGEVDIKYELEHLIILTASRCLLGREVRDKLFDDVSALFHDLDNGMLPISVIFPYLPIPAHRRRDQARKKLAEIFANIIHSRKYGGNAENDMLQCFIESKYKDGRPTTEAEVTGLLIAALFAGQHTSSITSTWTGAYLLCHKEYLSAVLEEQKNLMGKHGSKVDHDILSEMDVLYRCIKEALRLHPPLIMLLRSSHSDFSVTTRDGKEYDIPKGHIVATSPAFANRLPHIFKNPDSYDPDRFAVGREEDKVAGAFSYISFGGGRHGCLGEPFAYLQIKAIWSHLLRNFELELVSPFPEIDWNAMVVGVKGKVMVRYKRRELSVN